A stretch of DNA from Ranitomeya variabilis isolate aRanVar5 chromosome 1, aRanVar5.hap1, whole genome shotgun sequence:
ctccaattagaaatgctaggaatgtagtatagttcttctgattagctatgcctctttcctcatgtgcagggcattgcagtagtttaggtatccggggttacgaccactcatatagtgagttagctagttgctagtggtcgtagctATGGATCCCTAAGCGTCTGCAATGTCtgaacatgaggaaagagacatagcgtatcagaagaactgtactacattcctagcatttctaattggagcttttagctaatattattacacctactacatactggcatatgatcttggagatgggaatagccctttaatCAGGAAACATTAAAAGGGTTGTCactaattattatttaaaaaaaaaaaaaacaatacactcATGCGCCAGAGCCCTGTTGTTCCTCGTAACTGCTGCCTTGTCCCCCGCCAGTCGCTAGCTTTCTCCTCCGGCAGGAGACATAACATGACAGTAGCCACCAATTTGCTGCAGTGGTTACCTGCTTTCGGAGTCAGAAGAAACAGTCTCTTCGCCCTTTCTTCCATCTCAGACAGTACAGGACCACTGATTTGCTGCAGCAGTCCAGCACAATCTTGCTGACATTCCTGGTTGGTTGATCCCTCCCAAAAAAACACAGTTTAATAAAGTGAGGAAGAGGCTGATAAGGTGGATACAGCACTGTTATTTGAAGCTGTGTGTTCTTATTTCATCACATTACTTTTATTGAAGAAGGTTACAAAGATCTGTACGAAAGCAGTCCGGTCCCTCTACCAGatgctacaggaaagatatatatctttgtactgtgttagccagtagatagaaaaatatttggaattgagagtcctcagtggttgggagtataagctgatgatgacctttgacactctcagtgcaggaatgaatgtgttgcatggatttatgtctttctacatcaattaaggaatttgtctctcagaccttgtgggggcatcacaacacagaaccagaccccaatcagaggacaataaaacattcactctccttatctatgaactgttccaatatttatggccacaactgtttatcactctcccatattgGTAGTTCTGCtttacgtcacctgtcttatctatggcattatttctgtaatgtgttgtgcataaatatgtgactcttcagaatttgtattagtctgtgcctgatgaagagacctgtgtagtctcgaaagcttgcaatttgttaccgtcttttcagttagccattaaaaggtatcaaccactgaggactctcaattctaaatattttttttgtccCAGATGAGTCATTAATAACGGCCTGTAAGCAATGTATACATTGTAAGATCAGAGGTGAGGACACACATGAATTATATCTACGGGACACTGGGAacagaattttcttttttttgatGTAACATAGTCACGCTAAGTATACATTACTAGATAATATTATGACAACATAATTATGAGTGATCACACGACCCGGGCCACATCCACATCAGGATATTAAAGGATAGGATATATGGAAAGTGCGGACAAAAGCCAAAGTGACTGCTTATATTAAAAGCTTACTAACCCGACATACACAAGTATAAGGAATTGTCCTATCAGGAACATTCCTATTACTTGTTACATAAAGTCTGACACCTTAGGCTTTTAGGATTAGGCCTTCACTcccaaaactatttatatgcacatgtagctctttcctCCGttcctgagaaatcagcgtttgaactgatatgcaaatgaggctgaggagctatttgtagatctgaagcctctgtcactccagctctattgcccAGTCACTCACCATAGAGGCTGTCAGTATAGCAGGAGGCAGTGCTGGGtatgaaatagagctggagtgacagaggcttcagatctacagtaaCTCTTCAGCcttaatttgcatatcaattcctTGCTAAAGGCTTCCTGCCCCACGACTATCTGCCTTGTAGGCTGCAGATAGCAATCACTGAATTGTGCCACCCCATTCTGAGTGCAGGGAAGAAGGAGATTCAGTTATACTATAAGGCGAGTATTAACTAAATTATTGTGACAGAGGTTGCACAAAGGAGGCAATATGGCACTTAGGGGCATCATTACTTCTTAAGGAGGCATGCATATTTTCCAAAGGGGGCACAAAGGGCATTAATTGTTTTAATGTGAGACTCAGTGGGCATTATTtattttagggctcgctcacacggcCGTATATTAATTGGGCTGATTATGCTAATGTAACTCAGATCGAACATTGTCAGAGTTTAAAGCAAGTGTCACCTTAGTGTAATCTCACAAGAGAGAACTGCATCAGAGGTGCGAAAAAGATAGAGAACTTCATTTCTCCATTGTCTGGGTCCGTGGATAGTGGACTGCACTCGGAttccatccgagtgcagtccgctgTTTTataagcacccatagacttgtatgggtgcgtgcgTTCCGATTATCAGATGCACTTTCAGAATGCTGTGATTGTTTTCTGATGCCGAttaagcatgagaaaataatcgcagatctgcactgctTCATAGTATAGAACTCAGCTCTGTTATATGGTCATTAAGAGAAAACTCAGGCGGAGTTACTCCTTCCCTTATCACGGGTGCTAGCAACCCACGCTACACCAGGAGACTGAGGTGTAATCAATGAGAAATAATCTTTAAAAAATGTCTGCAGGTGCCTGCATGGAAAATATCATaaaaatatactgtacataagaTTTATGGCTTGGTTAGAATATGTCTTATCTGGAGTCTGGGACAGTCTGGTCATGAAATGTACAGCGCTGTATACTATGTGCCGTGCTGTCACGCCATGCCATACGACACTCCCTCATATCTGATTTACAGGAATACTAAACCTGAAGCACAAGATGCCACAAAGCAACACGGAAGCGATTTAACAGAAACACTGAATAAAGCGTTCCATTCCCGACGTACACtatgtgttagggtactgtctcacagtggcaattttgtcgctacgacggtacgatccgtgacgttccagcgatatccatacgatatcgctgtgtctgacacgcagcagcgatcagggacccgctgagaatcgtacgtcgtagcagatcgtttggaactttctttcgtcgctggatctcccgctgtcatcgctggatcgttgtgtgtgacaccgatccaacgatgcgttcgcttgtgaccaggataaacatcgggtaactaagcgcagggccgcgcttagtaacccgatgtttaccctggttaccatcgtaaaagtaaaaaaaaacaaacactacatactcacattccggtgtccgtcaggtcccttgccgtctgcttcccgctctgactgactcccggccggaaagtaagcagagcacagcggtgacgtcaccgctgtgatctgctttcactttacggcggcactcagtcagagcgggaagcagacggcaagggacctgacggacaccggaatgtgagtatgtagtgtttgtttttttacttttacgatggtaaccagggtaaacatcgggttactaagcgcggccctgcgcttagtaacccgatgtttaccctggttacccggggccctcggcatcgttggtcgctggagagcggtctgtgtgacagctccccagcgaccacacaacgactttccaacgatcacggccaggtcgtatcgctggtcgtgatcgttggaaagttgcagagtgtgacagtacccttagggatgTCATACTAGATTACCGCTGCTCCGCAGGCCACCAGCTAAGGATGCCGTGATATGGCAGACCATGGGAATGGAGGGGAAAAGCTGATACTGGGTCAGAGATAAGGTCACAAAGGTGAAGATGTTGATTGTTTCACAATGATTCCTGATAATATATAAGTTCAGGCCACAAAATACAGTTTCCAGAATAAACTGCTTGATTTATCGTTTTCCATTCTGAAGTTGTTGAATATACGTTTACATACCATTTACATATTTATAGAATCATTAATgctgatctgtcaccagatttcacaatacaaacttatTAAAAAGAACgttttagacctgatgaggctggtatatTTACTTTTGAAattcatgtcagaatggctgtgtaACCCTTTGTGAAAATGGCCCCGGccgtaaaggggtattcccatctcctatCGCTatttgtagtaggtgtaataataattttagcaaatgcttccaactagaaatgtagtatactttttctgattcgctatgtctttcctcatgtgcaggcattgtaggaccttatgtatccatggttacaaccactagcagtcactatatcagtggtcctaatcatggatacctaaggtcctgcaatgcctgcacatgaagaaagacAGATAATCAGTaaagctatactacatttctaattggaggtatttgctaatattattattattacacctactacaaatagggataggatcttggagataagaATATCCCTTTAAGTTAAAATGAAAATTTTGATTTGAGGACTGTACAGCCCTTCTGATTTGAATttttaaagtaagtacaccagtcccATCAGGTGTAAGATCTTTTTCTTGATGTATGTAGTTTGTAAGTTGAAATCTGGTGACATATTCACTCTAATGCCTTAATAGTTCACCACAATCATATGACCATAGTGCTAGGAATAAAGAAAAGTCCGTTCTGCAAGGAATAGCCCAAGCAGTACGGCCAAAATGACACCGCAAAGGCTAAAGTGTGCTGTAAAAGATAATAAAGTCCCCGGATTAAGGGAGCAATGTCTAGGTTAACAGTTTTCGGTATATGCTGTTCTTCACAGTCGTGACGCCAGTCTCGTTTTTGCTTGCTGAGCTCATTAATTGAGCGCTGCTGCTTATGGGTTTCTCCGCCTTCTTGCAGCACAGCAAACTATACAGATACCTTTGACATTGTGAGGACGCGTAATAATACACAAGGGGGTCAAGACAGCAACTGACGCTGCTAACACAGGCACAAAGGATATAGGCAAAATACAAGGACTCATTAGCCCCATGGTAGAAATACAAGTAATGGATCAAAAAGATACAATTTGTTGGCCCGAAGCACATAATAAAAACACAAAGCACAATAATCGCCAAGACCAAGGCTCGGGTCTTCTTACATGAGTTTTCAAGGCCAGAACTGCTCAGGCTATGGATGATGAAAACATAGGAAGTGGTCGTAATAATCAAGGGAAAGAAGAAGAAGACCAAGATGAAAGTGGAGAAATAGTAGAGGTAGAAGGTCTTGAGATCTTTCAGGTCCAGGACGTCATGGCAGGTTACGATGTCCAGAGAGGCGATGCGTTGCGTTTGCTCACTCAAGAAGAGCGGTACAACGCTAGCAATAGATATGATCCAGATGAAGGAACAGACCAGCCAAGCCCGATTCATCGTCCGCCAGGAAAGAGAATGCATCGGGAAGACCACGGCCAGGAACCTGTCCATGCTGATGCTGGTCATGAGCAGGATGGAGCAGTACATGTTACAGTAAAACGCTGCAGTGATAAACTGGCACAGGCCTGATCCGAAGAGCCAGTCATTCCCCGACAATCGGTAGAATACGTTGAAAGGGAGCACGCTGACAAACAGCACATCAGCGGCGGCCAGGTTCAGCATGTAGACCACCGCCGGTTTCCGGACTTTCATCTTGAACAGGAATATGATGATGGCCATTACATTGAGAGGTAAAGCCACAATGAATACCACGGTGTACACCGACGGCACCAGCACGGTCAGCCATCGGCTGCTGAGATACTGTTCGGCCTGGCTTGTGATATTCTTCTTGATTTCAGTTATCACAGTGTGACTACGAGGCAACTTTGGCTCCAAACCAGACCCTTCCCCGGATGCATCAATTGCCTCTTCCGGAAACTCCTCAAATTCATCGTCAACAGGAACGCTGTAAAATGTTTTCAAGGTCAAATTTCCTTTCTCATAACCTGAGatcacatgggaaaaaaaaaaaaattagcttgtgCTCTTTACGTGCAACTTTCAAAGTCAACTTTTTTTTTGAAcccattaaaagggttgtctacttCCAAAAAATGATTAGATCTGTGCATTCTGGAATTATAACAAGTCACTAATATAATGGTGCCACAATATTCACTATCAGTCTGGGTCCCAGAATAGGCGGCTAAAGTTCCCACTATGGCAGGGAAGTGACTCGGCCCagctattagggtactgtcacacagtgccattttgatcgctacgacggcacgatctgtgacgtcgcagcgatcgtatgattatcgctccagcgtcgtagactgcggtcacacgttgcaatcacggcgctggagcgatgccgaagtccccgggtaaccagggtaaacatcgggttactaagcgcagggccgcgcttagtaacccgatgtttaccctggttaccagcgtaaacgtaaaaaaaacaaaccgtacatactcacattccggtgtctgtcccccggcgttctgcttctctccactgtgtaagcacagcggccggaaagcagagcggtgacgtcagacgtcaccgctgtgctcgctttccggctggccggcgctcacagtgcagagaagctgagacgccggaggactgacaccggaatgtgagtatgtacggtttgttttttttttacttttacgctggtaaccacggtaaacatcgggttactaagcgcggccctgcgcttagttacccgatgtttaccctggttacaagcgaacacatcactggatcgctgtcacacacaacgatccagcgatgtcagcgggagatccagcgacgaaataaagttccatacgatctgctacgacgtacgattctcagcaggatccctgatcgctgctgcgtgtcagacacagcgatatcgtatggatatcgctggaacgtcacggatcgtacggtcgtagcgatcaaagtgtgactgtgtgacggtacccttaacctGAGCAACCGGCCAGCCCCCTTCACACCCAACAATGATGACCTGAGAAACACTTTCCTGTAGTGAAGGATATGGCTAGAAGTGGAGCTGGAAAACCAAGGATCCAGGCTGATAGCTGAAAATCCAAACACCACTGAAACAAAGTGTATTGATAACAGAACAATCCCTTTTAGATGTTAATAATCCCATTCAGTACAATTACTGGTAAATGCACGGTAAACTGTCAcactggcacaaatatggcaaaaatgGAAAATTAAGAATCAAGGTACTTTGAAGTGGAAACTAGAGTGAAAAAGCTGCTTCACATTTTTATATGAATAAAACAAAAACATGTCATTACAAGCGCAGAGGAAGCCAAAGACAAAGCACCTCTCCACTGAGCATGTGCAGAAGTGATGGAGGTGCCTTGTGATGACTGAGACAACCTGGGGGGGTGGGCTGCACCTCCACAACTTCATACTGCGGTCTTACCAGGGAAATTAAACTTATTTTACTCCCTTAAGCAGAATTTACCAGAAAAAGATCTTCATTAAATTACAGGTTGGAGACAGTTTAGGGCCTTATAAGGAAATCTGTCAGAAAgtttgtgctatgtaatctgagagcaatgTGATGTAGGGACAGAGCCCGAATCCAGAGATGtgacacttactaggctgtgttttgctatTTCAATACAATCAGCGTTTTATCAGCAAGCGATAATCACTATAAGACATCTGGCCTCGTGCTTCCTGGTCCATccccacccccagcactgattagcagcgctCTGTCACTATACAACGCACACAGAAAGCTGTATTGTGTACGGGgatatacacagctcaacaactgagctctgctaaTCTGCAGTAGAGAAAACTGTGACTATCATAACTgcggcacccagtaaactaagtgatacatcgctggaatcagggtctctgtccctacattgtaCTGCTGTcaaattacataacaaaaacctgctgacatattccctttaaaggaatattCTCATGCTGTCTCTTAAGCAGCTCAAAGCAATGTAGTCTCCTTTCTGGTCTCTGACAGGGCGGGCTCTCCTCCTTGAGTCACAGCTCTGGTGAGTAGCAAAACTGTAGAATactagaactataaagctcagcacaagttctgctgtaataCATTCAGATATTAGTGGTTTGTTCTGGAGTCTACACTGTTATCACTACAGTATATCATTAGATTTTATATGATTTTGCAAGATGTATAACAACAACTCTTCAGAAGATGATAGAGGGGGAAGGAGGCGAGCAGATAATTGCtgcatagaaatcaatgggctggagaaagctgactggtcaCTGACTCGGCTCTGCTCAGTGTAACGCCGTCTGTGTGCAGGGACGACAGAATGAGGATTGCCAGCCGCAGAAAAGCCTCATTCACGTTCCAGCATGAATGagcagagccatgtatctaatcccatcatgtgtgatacgatTGGCTGGACCATGCTTCTAATCCTATCATCTATGATATGGTCCCCTGTACCGTGCATCTAATCCCATCACGTGTGACACAGTACGCTAggctgtgcatctaatcccatcACATGTGACAACACGCTGGGCTGTGCATCAAATCCCATCATGTATGACACAGAACACTGGACTGTGCAtcaaatcccatcatgtgtgacacAGAACACTGGACTGTGCATCTAATCCCATCACATGTGACACAGTACGCTGGGCTGTGCATTTAATCCCATCACATGTGGCAACACACTGggctgtgcatctaatcccatcatgtgtgacacAGAACACTGGACTgtgcatctaatcccatcatgtgtgacacAGAACACTGGACTGTGCATCTAATCCCATCACATGTGACACAGTACGCTGggctgtgcatctaatcccatcACATGTGACAACACACTGggctgtgcatctaatcccatcatgtgtgacacAGAACACTGGACTgtgcatctaatcccatcatgtgtgacagTATGCTGGGCCGTGCATCTAATCACATCATGTGTGACACGATCCCCTCggctgtgcatctaatcccatcACGTGTGACAACACACTGGGCTGTTCATCTAATCCCATCACATATGACAGTACATTGggctgtgcatctaatcccatcatgtgtgacacAGAATAGTGggctgtgcatctaatcccatcACATATGACAGTACACTGGACCAtacatctaatccaatcatgtgtgacaCAGAACACTGGGCTATGCAtttaatccaatcatgtgtgatatgGTCCCCTGGACTAAAGTAAAAAGGATTTCAAATAACCATGGGAAAACCCTCTAAATAAAAGCGGGCTGAAAACATCCGAAAAATGCTCAGGAAAGTACCGTACTGCAAAAAAATGACAGAAAAGACGCCTCTGGAAAAAGAATCGCCAGAGGTTCCTGCAGCGCCTCCTGTTTCAAAAACTAAGCGGGTTCCCCTGAGTCTAGGAGATGTGGTGTGCACGGACCCTGAGAGATACGGATACAGCAGAAACCTGCCATATAGTGCATGGTACATAGTAAATAGAACAGATTAAAGCAATCATCTTCATGGATGAGCCCGTCGGACCGGTATCACTTACACCCATGGAGCCAGAAATGGAAGCAAAGTTCCAGGAACCTCACATTAGTTTCTTCTCATTTTTCCTTCCTTTAGGCCCGGGCACAGGAAGCAGCATTGGAATGCACTGGATGATTGCCTGCCAGCCACATGATGTCATCCCTTTACAACTGTTTTGACATGTCTGAACTCTGACCTAGAAGTGATCACTGGGGAGACGAGCTCTGGGTTATCTGATGGGGCAGCAAGAAAAGTAAAACATAATGAATATAAGCAGCAGCTGGACAGAAGCATGGGGCTGCACTCTCCATACCGTAACACTGCATCATCCCTGCAGGGTCGAAAACTAACAATCCCACAGCTCTGCACCACAACCGCGGGgtcatttattctgtgtgtgtgtggccttTTGCAAATAATGGATGTTTCATAAACACACTTTGCACAGGAGTGGTGATCGAACTAATGTACCCCAGCTCCATTTACACATGGCGCTATGGGACCCCTGTTCTCGGGTtacatagtagtgatgagcgaatatactcgttactcgagatttccagagcacgctcgggagtcctcagagtattttttagtgctcggagatttagtttttcttgccgcagctgaatgatttacatctgttagccagcataagtacatgtgggggttgcctggttgctagggaatccccacatgtacttatgctggctaacagaggacccccgagcgtgctcgagaaatctcgagtaacgactatattagctcatcactattaGATAGGGATTACAGGGAGTAGGCGGTAATTGTATTTTGTGGGAAAAGCTGCTTTCACACTGTGTTCAGGCACCGGTTTGGTGGCCCCACTGGGGCTTATGAGATTTGTATGTATGCCTACTGGAAGCGGACAGTCAGTGTCAGTCTTCTACGGCTGAGCGTCCACCTCCAGTAGGAGTACACACTCGAAAATGATGTACGGCAGAGCGCACGTTCACTCCGCCAGTACCATTAAAGTCTGTGGACCTGCCGGCATGTATGTCCCAATCCTGTTCTGCGGGGGACTCACATTTAAACCTTGACAGGGACCACCGACAGCATCctgaacacaatgtgaaagcaccatcACTATACCAGCAATGCAGCCCCTCATGCTCAGGATCCATGGGGTCTGGGACATTATAAACAATGGCGTATCCCAGCATAAGCTTTGGAGACTAGAAATAGCAAATAGCATTGAGGACCAATAATTGTCCAACaaaccaataaaagtctatgggtccatgaaaacctCAGATGGCTCTCGGATGCCATGCTGGTCACATCAAAAGCTTGAGGAACCTCATATAGAAAAAGGATGAAGCTCAGATGGTAAAGAGTTTCACAGACACAACACTGATGAATATCGGTCATTTCTATGTGTATGAGAAGCATCACAGACGTCTGGAGGAGCCCTCAGTAGTTACAATAGCGGCAATCATTCCACTTCACATGTGGAAGTAATGAAAGCTATCCTAAATGACGACCTCCATAATCCCATGTGTACGACCATGACCTCCCACTGATCACAGGATGCTTAGCAGCTGAGTCAGAACCTCTTAACAGTGCCATGTGCTGGGCTATGGGGGGCAAAGGTTGGGGGGATGGAATACTTTTTCATATTTTCGGAATTCAGTGACAATTTCATGTCTTACTTTCACAATTGTATACTGTAGATCTGACCGAGATCTTTTCTGCTGCTATTGCAAGTGATTGCAGATGTGTCAGCCAGGTAGAAGCCCATCACATCACCAGTAGGGAGGCTTTATAGGTCAGGCACGATCACAGATGATCGCCTCAAGGATCATTAACACTTTACTGTTCTATCAAAGTCTGATAGTAACTATCCATCCCAAAAGGACGATATGATATAGATATTTTCTTTATAAAATTCCACAAAACTCTATGCTAGTGATACATTTCTAATGTATGTTTAATGGGGTCAGAAGTAGTTATTAAAAGAGCTACAAATTCATGCATAGATGTACAGATAAAGGTGTCGATTATGGCAAACCCCCATCCTCCAGCTGCAGATTGTTGAGTCTCCACCGCTGCTCCTGATGTTTGGTATTTTCTGCAACGCTGACATCACGTTGATAGTGAGCCAATCGGTGAGCTCAGCGGCTTGTGCACTCGTATGGAGCCGCTGAGCTGACTGATTGCAGCACTGACGTCAGCGCACCTGACAATAACAGACGCCAGGAGCAGCGATGtagactcagtgctggacctggggaggatgacGAATGCTAGTCTAGTTTTTTAAACATACTGCATCCGGGGACAGGGGTTTTCATGAACCGGAACCAGGTTTAAAGTAACATTTATCCCCAATCTACAGGATTCCTAGTTGCTGGGACCTCCACCAATCATGAGAACTGAGGCCCAGTAACTGCATATGAAAGGGGATGCGGATTTATGTCCTCTGCTGCACTTACTGTCTATATAAGCAATGGTAAAATGTGTATACCACCATTCCCAtacaggtgaatagagcactgaccacGCAGAGTCAAGgttatcttaaggtaccgtcacactaagcgacgctgcagcgatagcgacagcgatgccgatcgctgcagcgtcgctgtttggtcgctggagagctgtcacacagaccgctctccagcgaccaacgatgccgaggtccccgggtaaccagggtaaacatcgggttgctaagcgcagggccgcgcttagtaacccgatgtttatcctggttaccagcgtaaaatgtaagtacatacttacatgcgtcccccggcgtccgcttcctgtaatgactgagcgccggcagtagcagggcacagcggtgacgtcaccgctgtgctgtgctttcactttcaatttgcggcgctcagtcagtgtgggaagcggacgccgggggaagcatgtaagtatgtgctgtttgtttttttttacattttacgctggtaaccagggtaaacatcgggttactaagcgcggccctgcgcttagtaacccgatgtttaccctggttaccagcgtaaaatgtcgctggtatggttgcttttgctgtcaaacacggcgatacacggcgacctagcgaccaaataatgtgcagaccttctagcagcgaccagcaatttcacagcgggattctgatcgctgctgcgtgtcaaatacagcgatatcgctccctaggacgctgcaacgtcacagatcgctggcgacgttgcttagtgtgacggtacctttagctaagTGGGAGTGGGCTTCAATTCTTCTCTGtggaagtctaaaggtaccgtcacactcagcgccgCTGCAGCGatgtagacaacgagccgatcactgcagcgtcgctgtttaggtcgctgtagagacgtcaaacacagcaactccagaacgatgcaggagcgatcctgtgacgtaacggcgactcacttatcgttctcacaggtcgttagctccatgtaaaacattgctggca
This window harbors:
- the F2R gene encoding proteinase-activated receptor 1; translated protein: MESSRLVSLLCLTGLLWAGQCQRQRGYEKGNLTLKTFYSVPVDDEFEEFPEEAIDASGEGSGLEPKLPRSHTVITEIKKNITSQAEQYLSSRWLTVLVPSVYTVVFIVALPLNVMAIIIFLFKMKVRKPAVVYMLNLAAADVLFVSVLPFNVFYRLSGNDWLFGSGLCQFITAAFYCNMYCSILLMTSISMDRFLAVVFPMHSLSWRTMNRAWLVCSFIWIISIASVVPLFLSEQTQRIASLDIVTCHDVLDLKDLKTFYLYYFSTFILVFFFFPLIITTTSYVFIIHSLSSSGLENSCKKTRALVLAIIVLCVFIMCFGPTNCIFLIHYLYFYHGANESLYFAYILCACVSSVSCCLDPLVYYYASSQCQRYLYSLLCCKKAEKPISSSAQLMSSASKNETGVTTVKNSIYRKLLT